The nucleotide sequence GTGGCTAGTTCTTTTTGAAAATTGATTTAGCAATTCCATTCTAAAAAAAAGAGTCGGATAAAGGAAACAAAGACGATTGGGCTAGGCCCAACCTTCTTTTACTCGTTTCTTCGCACCGATCAAATACAAACTACCCGCGACCGCGACGGTTCAAAACCAGATTCCGACCGAAACCCCAAATCCCCTTGGCGGCGAGCTGACCGGCGATGCGTCCGCCGGCGCCGACGGTCCCCTCTGCTGCTTCCTCGTCCTCCTACAGCCAGCGCGAGCCCCGCCCGGAgaaccctctcctcctcctcccctcctctcgCGTCACCAAGCTCTCGCTCGGTTGTCCCCTcctcgaccgcctcctctccggcGGCCTCCCCGCCGCCTCCGTTACCGAGATAGCCGGCGAGTCCGCCACTGGCAAGACCCAGCTCTGCCTCCAGCTCGCCCTCCTCGCGCCCCAGTCCCCGCTCTCCgcctcctccctcttcctccACTCCGACCTCCCATTccccctccaccgcctccgccgcctcgccCCCAAATCCCGCCCCGATATCCTCGACCACGTCCTCGTCGCCGCCGCGCACTCCCCCACCGacctcctctccctcctcgccCGCGCCCAGCGCCTGCTCGCCAACCCCAGCCGCTCCCCGCACCGCCTCCCCATCCGCCTCATCCTCCTCGACTCCGTCGCCTCCCTCTTCCGCGCCGACTTCGACGCCTCCCCCGCCGACCTCAGGCGCCGCTCCGCGCTCTTCTTCCAGATCTCGGCGAAGCTCAAGGAGCTGGCGTACAGGCACCAGTGCGTGGTGGTGGTGACCAACCAGGTGGTGGACGTGCTGGAGGGGGGCGCCGGGAACACCGTGGCGTGGTCGTCGGGGCGCCGTGTCAGCCCGGCGCTCGGGATCGCCTGGGCTAACTGCGTCAACACGCGCCTGTTCCTGACGCGGGAGGTGGACGGGGATGGCGCCAGCGGGGGCGCAAGGAGGCGGATGAAAGTGGCGTTCGCGCCGCACCTGCCGGAACGGTCGTGCGAGTTTGTGATACGGAGGGACGGCGTCTTTGGCGTCGAGCCGGCGGAGAGGTAGGCGCTCCTCTTCTTGTACGTCTCTTGTCATGACTCGTTACAGAAGAAGTGCGTGACCGTAACATGTTTGATGAAATGTCCACGTTGGTAGTTGGATTTCACACATCCTTTTTACTTCAATTGTTAAGAATGGATGTGAAGCCATGTATGTAAATTAGACGTGTCACAACACAATGTACAAGTGATCGAACCTTTCTGGGGACAGAGGCTTTGTAACAATCGTCATGGCTATTTTCAAAGTCTGAAATCAAAAACTAAGTTGTCTTCTTGGATGCTCCTAAACTGAAGTTTTGGCAGCTTGTAAATTTATGTACTAATGGGATTAATGCTTTTCAATGAAAAAATAGTGAAATTTTAGTAATGATCCATTTGCCATGCCAATATGGAGTTATGGACCCTACTGTTGATTTGTAGCTGATACAGTACAGTGTGCAATCAAGTCAATCATCAACCTTAAACTTCAATTGCAGACTGGCCTGGTCCTTATGAATTATGATGCTACTGAAAGTAATATGCTATCTGAACATGTGGACTAGCTTTCAGCTGAACTTTCTCTGgcttgcatttactaaaacatcgTATATGGAGCAATGATGTGCATACTTGAATTAATGTATCTGGGAGGTAAAGGGCTCAGGAAAATATTCAATATGAGATCATTTGAAGGTCAAAGAATAAACCAAATTTAAGAATTTACGGTGGTCTTTTGAAATTAGCACCAGGGTTGATTATTGAATTAAACTGGTAAAGTGAAGCACACCCAAAATAGTAATAATCCTACACAAAGATATCTTTTCTACTGCAATTACAGAATTTATTAGACCCACGATCAATGATAGTTTTTATTAGTATAGTACACGAAAGACATCCACAAGTGCATTTATATGATCAATGCTTCTGACGTCATCGTGTGACTGAAACATGCTTTGGTATTAGTATTAGCTATTTATCACACTTGAAGCAGTGCTGTCTCACACTATCACTGAAGGTATCCTGTGCCAGGTAACAGGAGTAACATGTCTTACTTCAAAGCTCCATTACTAAAGCTTCCACCAGAATGTGCAGCGTTTCACCTGTTTTTCTTCCATGATCAGATTGGTTGAAGCTTCTCTCTATAACCAATACATTGACTCGGACAAGTGAGCTGTCTTGATTGAACAGTTCTGGTGGCAATTCAATGGAGCACCACCTTCTGTGCCCTTAACTT is from Miscanthus floridulus cultivar M001 chromosome 7, ASM1932011v1, whole genome shotgun sequence and encodes:
- the LOC136463572 gene encoding DNA repair protein XRCC3 homolog, with the translated sequence MRPPAPTVPSAASSSSYSQREPRPENPLLLLPSSRVTKLSLGCPLLDRLLSGGLPAASVTEIAGESATGKTQLCLQLALLAPQSPLSASSLFLHSDLPFPLHRLRRLAPKSRPDILDHVLVAAAHSPTDLLSLLARAQRLLANPSRSPHRLPIRLILLDSVASLFRADFDASPADLRRRSALFFQISAKLKELAYRHQCVVVVTNQVVDVLEGGAGNTVAWSSGRRVSPALGIAWANCVNTRLFLTREVDGDGASGGARRRMKVAFAPHLPERSCEFVIRRDGVFGVEPAER